A stretch of the uncultured Desulfobacter sp. genome encodes the following:
- the obgE gene encoding GTPase ObgE, translating to MKFVDEAIVTIRSGSGGAGCVSFRRERFIEKGGPDGGDGGDGGDVILRVDPSKRTLYEYRRQKRLSAQNGAPGLGRQKHGKNGSHCYLSLPIGTIVSNVETDEILADLTDPGKEIILAQGGMGGRGNKRFATSTNRVPRFAQPGIPGIEIKLRLELKLMADVGLVGLPNAGKSTLISSISAARPKIADYPFTTLTPTIGMVEAPFGEPFAVADIPGLIEGAHEGVGLGLKFLKHIERTGILVHLIDSGTIDPEDPLVQFQLINNELSMHSDTLANKTQIVVLNKADLTGTENRIQAFKNALPDQTIFTISAATGKGVKPLIKYLAQILQAAKTEEK from the coding sequence GTGAAGTTTGTTGATGAGGCCATTGTTACGATCAGGTCCGGAAGCGGCGGTGCAGGATGCGTCAGTTTCCGGCGTGAACGTTTCATTGAAAAAGGCGGGCCTGACGGCGGCGATGGCGGCGATGGGGGGGATGTTATCCTCCGGGTGGATCCTTCAAAACGGACCCTGTATGAATATCGCCGCCAGAAACGTTTAAGCGCACAAAACGGAGCCCCCGGCCTCGGTCGACAGAAGCATGGAAAAAACGGCAGCCATTGCTACCTGTCGCTTCCAATCGGAACCATTGTCTCTAACGTCGAAACCGATGAGATCCTTGCAGACCTCACTGATCCCGGCAAAGAGATCATATTGGCCCAGGGGGGCATGGGCGGTCGGGGCAATAAGCGGTTTGCGACATCTACCAACAGGGTACCTAGATTTGCCCAACCCGGGATTCCGGGTATTGAAATCAAACTCCGTCTCGAGCTTAAACTCATGGCGGATGTCGGGCTTGTGGGATTGCCCAATGCAGGCAAATCGACCCTGATTTCAAGCATATCTGCGGCCCGTCCCAAAATCGCAGACTATCCTTTTACCACATTGACTCCGACCATCGGCATGGTGGAAGCACCCTTTGGCGAACCCTTTGCTGTGGCCGATATCCCCGGACTGATAGAAGGCGCCCATGAAGGCGTGGGGCTTGGGCTAAAATTTCTTAAGCATATTGAACGTACCGGTATTCTGGTACATCTTATTGATTCGGGAACTATTGATCCGGAAGATCCGTTGGTACAGTTTCAGCTTATCAATAACGAACTGTCAATGCACAGCGATACCCTGGCAAATAAAACCCAGATTGTGGTACTCAATAAAGCAGATCTTACGGGTACGGAAAACCGGATTCAAGCCTTCAAAAACGCTTTGCCTGATCAAACTATTTTTACTATTTCCGCAGCCACGGGCAAAGGCGTTAAACCTTTGATCAAATACCTGGCGCAAATACTTCAAGCAGCAAAAACTGAAGAAAAGTAA
- the rpmA gene encoding 50S ribosomal protein L27, giving the protein MSHKKAAGSSKNGRDSNAQRRGVKKFGGEQVTAGNIIIRQCGTKIHPGNNVGMGKDFTIFAKMDGVVTFERKGRDRKKVSVYAR; this is encoded by the coding sequence ATGTCACATAAAAAAGCAGCAGGCAGTTCAAAAAACGGTCGTGATTCAAACGCCCAACGGCGGGGCGTAAAAAAATTCGGCGGAGAACAAGTTACCGCCGGTAATATCATTATCAGACAGTGCGGCACCAAAATTCATCCCGGCAATAATGTTGGTATGGGTAAAGATTTTACCATTTTTGCCAAGATGGACGGTGTCGTGACCTTTGAAAGAAAAGGTCGTGACAGAAAAAAAGTCAGTGTTTATGCCCGGTGA
- the rplU gene encoding 50S ribosomal protein L21 translates to MYAVIRTGGKQYKVHEDQVLKVEKLEGSEGSEIEFNDVLLYSDGETVTLGAPQIENATVKAMIVEQGRSKKQLVFKYKRRKGYRKMRGHRQHYTEIRIDSISA, encoded by the coding sequence ATGTATGCAGTAATCAGAACCGGGGGCAAACAATACAAGGTCCACGAAGATCAGGTTTTAAAAGTTGAGAAACTTGAGGGTAGTGAAGGATCTGAAATTGAATTTAATGATGTCCTTTTATATTCCGATGGTGAGACCGTAACGTTGGGCGCGCCCCAAATTGAAAATGCAACGGTTAAAGCGATGATCGTTGAACAAGGTCGTAGCAAAAAACAGCTTGTATTCAAATACAAACGGCGCAAAGGCTACAGGAAAATGAGAGGACACAGACAGCATTACACTGAAATTAGAATTGATTCCATTTCAGCTTAA
- a CDS encoding ribonuclease H-like domain-containing protein, with protein sequence MLTNSFQHIPGIGAVTEQQLWTSGLINWQQVKPENTFKISQKRFETIVSYTRTALTHLENNNPAYFADLLPANEHWRLFNEFRESTAYIDIETTGIRSYGFEITTIALFDGKNIQYYIQGQNLEDFIEDIQNYNVIVTYNGKTFDVPFIEEQFGIQLNHAHIDLRYVLKSLGYSGGLKHCEKALGLDRGDLDGVDGYFAVFLWHDYQHNKNEKALETLLAYNIEDVVNLETLMVTAYNMKIKNTPFNATHELPLPKMPQIPFKPDLQTIDRIKTTMIDAYDY encoded by the coding sequence ATGCTGACAAATTCATTTCAACATATCCCCGGTATCGGAGCTGTAACAGAGCAGCAGTTATGGACATCCGGGCTGATAAACTGGCAGCAGGTCAAACCAGAAAATACCTTTAAAATCTCACAAAAACGTTTTGAGACAATAGTATCATACACCAGAACCGCTTTAACGCATCTTGAAAACAACAATCCTGCGTATTTTGCAGATCTTTTACCGGCAAACGAACATTGGCGATTGTTCAATGAATTCCGGGAATCCACCGCATACATTGATATAGAGACAACCGGTATCAGATCGTACGGTTTTGAGATTACAACAATCGCGCTCTTTGATGGAAAAAATATCCAATATTACATACAGGGACAGAATCTTGAAGACTTCATAGAAGACATTCAAAATTACAATGTTATTGTTACCTACAACGGAAAAACCTTTGATGTGCCGTTTATCGAAGAGCAATTTGGGATCCAATTGAATCATGCTCATATAGATTTGAGGTATGTGCTAAAGAGTTTAGGATATAGCGGTGGGTTGAAACACTGTGAAAAAGCCTTGGGACTGGACCGTGGAGATCTGGATGGGGTTGATGGTTATTTTGCAGTTTTCTTATGGCATGATTATCAGCATAATAAAAATGAGAAGGCGTTAGAGACCCTTTTGGCCTATAATATTGAGGATGTTGTTAATTTGGAGACCTTAATGGTCACGGCATACAATATGAAAATCAAAAACACGCCTTTCAACGCGACCCATGAGTTACCCTTGCCGAAGATGCCTCAGATACCCTTTAAGCCGGATCTTCAGACTATAGACAGGATAAAAACTACAATGATCGATGCATATGACTATTGA
- a CDS encoding zinc ribbon domain-containing protein YjdM, producing MSAEENVCPKCNSPYAYTDGLLWICPECSHEWTLDQTPDTPSEAAPRFIDANGNPLQDGDTVTTIKDLKAGKDTMKLGTKVKNIKLLDDPVNGHDISCKIPGFGAMYLKCSVVKKA from the coding sequence ATGTCAGCTGAAGAGAATGTATGCCCCAAATGTAATTCACCATATGCCTATACCGATGGGTTGTTGTGGATCTGCCCCGAATGCTCCCATGAATGGACATTGGATCAGACGCCGGATACCCCCTCGGAAGCGGCACCACGATTCATAGATGCCAACGGCAATCCATTGCAGGACGGAGATACCGTGACGACCATCAAAGATCTTAAAGCCGGCAAGGACACAATGAAATTAGGTACAAAGGTCAAAAATATAAAACTTCTTGATGACCCTGTGAACGGCCACGATATTTCCTGTAAGATCCCAGGGTTTGGAGCCATGTACCTTAAATGTTCCGTTGTAAAAAAAGCTTAG
- the nrfD gene encoding NrfD/PsrC family molybdoenzyme membrane anchor subunit, translating to MLEIAIKGSKKYWLWIVLLLAVMGAGGLAYVDQFFNGLQITGMSRDVSWGFYIANFTFLVGVAAGGVMVVIPYYLHDYERFHRITILGEFLAVACLIMCLLFIVVDLGQPIRMLNVLLYPTPHSMLFYDMIVLNGYLFLNIVVGWKVLEAERNQVEPVWWTKPLVLVSIPFAIGIHTVTAYLYCGLPGRGFWLTAILAPRFLASAFAAGPAFLIILCYIIRKFTKFDPGWEAMQTLSKIVCYAIIANLFFFACECFVVYYSGIPGHLAHTQYLLFGLHGHNMMVPWMWSALILMGVGAIFLVIPKLRNNKALLPVTCAMIFFGAWIDKALGMIAGGFVPSPLHHVHEYAPTLQEGIIALGVYGAGFFVLTILYKLATTVKEEVRG from the coding sequence ATGCTTGAGATAGCTATTAAAGGAAGTAAAAAATATTGGTTGTGGATCGTCCTTTTGCTCGCTGTCATGGGTGCAGGCGGTCTTGCCTACGTTGACCAGTTTTTCAACGGTCTGCAGATCACGGGCATGAGCCGGGACGTCTCTTGGGGATTTTACATCGCCAATTTCACCTTTCTTGTGGGTGTTGCCGCAGGTGGTGTTATGGTGGTTATTCCCTATTATCTGCATGATTACGAACGATTTCACCGGATTACAATTTTAGGTGAATTCCTGGCGGTAGCCTGCCTGATCATGTGCCTGCTGTTCATCGTTGTGGACTTAGGCCAGCCCATTCGTATGCTGAACGTGCTGCTTTACCCCACTCCCCACTCCATGCTCTTTTATGACATGATCGTTCTTAACGGTTATCTGTTTTTGAACATTGTTGTGGGTTGGAAAGTACTTGAAGCAGAAAGAAACCAGGTTGAACCTGTGTGGTGGACCAAACCCCTGGTTCTGGTATCCATCCCCTTTGCCATCGGCATCCACACGGTAACGGCTTACCTGTACTGCGGTCTTCCCGGACGCGGTTTCTGGCTGACGGCCATCCTGGCCCCCAGATTCCTGGCATCTGCTTTTGCTGCAGGTCCTGCGTTCTTGATCATCCTTTGCTACATCATCAGAAAATTCACCAAATTTGATCCAGGCTGGGAAGCCATGCAGACCTTATCAAAAATTGTCTGCTACGCCATCATTGCCAACCTGTTCTTCTTTGCTTGCGAATGTTTCGTAGTTTACTACTCCGGTATCCCCGGTCATCTGGCCCATACCCAGTACCTGCTGTTTGGCCTGCACGGTCATAACATGATGGTACCTTGGATGTGGAGCGCACTGATTCTCATGGGTGTTGGCGCCATTTTCCTGGTGATTCCCAAATTGAGAAACAACAAAGCACTATTGCCCGTGACCTGCGCCATGATCTTTTTCGGTGCCTGGATCGACAAGGCCCTTGGCATGATCGCAGGTGGTTTTGTTCCCTCTCCATTGCACCATGTGCATGAATATGCCCCCACACTTCAGGAAGGGATTATTGCTTTAGGTGTATACGGCGCAGGCTTTTTTGTACTGACCATACTTTACAAACTTGCCACCACAGTTAAAGAAGAGGTTCGCGGATAG
- a CDS encoding 4Fe-4S dicluster domain-containing protein translates to MMIKSRRSFLKVAGIAAIGMGAAPVMNLAASDSHGHGSAGPEITRNEEAMHAERWGMVIDTSKLTEEVAEAVTEACHKAHNVPDFNMEPDAEKFPNTRPVREGQEIKWIWHEHFHNAFPDKEDEFLAEKFHDLPFLVTCNHCKNAPCVQACPTQATFKREDGIVIMDYHRCIGCRFCMAACPYGSRNFNFRDPRPFIEETAPGFPTRTKGVVEKCNLCAERLAKGEQPHCVEASEGAIVVGDLEDPDSEIRHLLAEHYTIRRKQSLGTEPSVYYIV, encoded by the coding sequence ATGATGATAAAGAGCAGAAGAAGCTTTCTTAAAGTAGCGGGTATTGCTGCCATCGGAATGGGTGCTGCTCCGGTAATGAATCTTGCCGCATCAGACTCCCACGGCCATGGCAGTGCCGGACCCGAAATCACCAGAAACGAAGAGGCCATGCATGCCGAACGCTGGGGTATGGTCATTGACACCTCTAAACTGACCGAAGAAGTTGCCGAAGCGGTTACTGAAGCCTGTCATAAAGCCCACAACGTGCCCGATTTCAACATGGAACCGGACGCTGAAAAATTCCCCAACACCCGTCCGGTTAGAGAAGGCCAGGAAATTAAATGGATCTGGCATGAACACTTCCACAATGCCTTTCCAGACAAGGAAGATGAATTCTTGGCTGAGAAATTCCATGATCTTCCCTTCCTTGTAACCTGCAACCACTGCAAAAATGCACCCTGTGTCCAGGCATGTCCTACCCAGGCAACCTTCAAGCGCGAAGATGGTATCGTCATCATGGACTACCACCGCTGCATCGGCTGCCGGTTCTGCATGGCTGCCTGTCCTTACGGTTCACGAAACTTCAACTTCAGAGATCCGCGTCCCTTCATCGAAGAGACAGCCCCGGGTTTCCCCACCCGGACCAAGGGTGTGGTTGAAAAATGCAACCTGTGTGCCGAACGTCTGGCCAAAGGAGAGCAGCCCCATTGTGTGGAAGCAAGCGAAGGCGCCATCGTTGTCGGAGACCTGGAAGATCCTGATTCTGAAATCAGACATCTCCTGGCCGAACATTATACAATCAGACGTAAACAGTCCCTGGGTACCGAGCCCAGTGTTTACTACATCGTTTAA
- the dsrJ gene encoding sulfate reduction electron transfer complex DsrMKJOP subunit DsrJ translates to MSKNMIMAGLAVFVLAVLSPFWFNLITTTMAAPKPELLGKAAEAKKCVLDKYEMRAEHMYLLDVWRDSVVRNGDRKYTGTNGETFNMSLSTGENSCLGCHEDKAKFCDSCHDYASVSPYCWDCHTNPKEIE, encoded by the coding sequence ATGAGTAAAAACATGATTATGGCAGGACTTGCGGTATTCGTGCTCGCCGTTCTTTCTCCGTTCTGGTTCAACTTGATCACAACCACAATGGCTGCGCCGAAACCCGAACTTCTGGGCAAGGCTGCCGAGGCCAAAAAATGTGTTCTGGACAAATATGAAATGCGTGCCGAACATATGTATCTGCTGGATGTGTGGCGGGACTCTGTTGTGCGTAATGGGGACCGCAAATACACCGGAACCAACGGCGAAACCTTTAATATGAGTCTGTCCACAGGTGAAAACTCCTGCCTGGGCTGCCATGAAGACAAAGCGAAATTCTGTGACAGCTGCCACGACTATGCCTCTGTGAGCCCCTATTGCTGGGATTGTCACACCAACCCCAAGGAGATTGAATGA
- a CDS encoding (Fe-S)-binding protein, giving the protein MADELTPDEALDKIDYRPRSSSEPSNWLDTTKSVQIRPGMYCYAAKPESVETLGLPNARQWNPLDDDWKLPENWQQILHEGIKERLERFRTFKVFMDICVRCGACADKCHFFLGTGDPKNMPVLRAELLRSIYRNDFTFAGKLLKKIPGGKRLLGSRELSLEALKEMWYYFFQCTECRRCSVFCPYGIDTAEITIIGRELLNLIGLNIDWIATPVSNCYQTGNHLGIQPHAFKDMLEFFVEDIEDVTGVDCTPQFQKKGADILFITPSGDVFADPGTYTCQGYMILFKYLKEKYGLDVTWSTYASEGGNFGFFTSHETMKRLNAKMYAEAKRLGVKWILGGECGHMWRVINQYMDTMNGPADFLEVPVNPITGTRFENAASTKMVHITEFTADLIKHGKLELDKSRNANRILTFHDSCNPARGMGLLEEPRYVIKACADEFYEMPPNTIREQTFCCGSGAGLNAGENIELRMAGALPRANAVKYVHEKFGVNSLATICAIDRAALPTMCEYWVPEVDVIGVHELVGNALILPGEKERTEDLRMEPLPGVEEE; this is encoded by the coding sequence ATGGCTGACGAACTTACACCGGATGAAGCATTAGACAAAATTGACTATCGTCCCCGGTCTAGCTCCGAGCCCAGCAACTGGCTGGACACTACTAAATCCGTTCAGATCCGGCCCGGCATGTACTGCTATGCCGCCAAACCGGAAAGCGTTGAAACCTTAGGCCTTCCCAATGCCAGACAGTGGAATCCTTTGGATGACGACTGGAAATTGCCGGAAAACTGGCAACAGATCCTGCACGAAGGAATCAAAGAACGGCTGGAGCGTTTCCGTACTTTTAAAGTATTCATGGACATCTGTGTGCGCTGCGGTGCCTGTGCAGACAAATGCCATTTCTTCCTGGGAACCGGCGATCCCAAAAATATGCCGGTACTGCGGGCCGAGTTGCTGCGGTCTATTTATCGCAATGACTTTACTTTTGCCGGAAAGCTCCTGAAAAAAATTCCCGGGGGCAAACGCCTGTTAGGTTCCAGGGAATTGAGCCTGGAAGCCCTCAAAGAGATGTGGTACTACTTTTTTCAATGTACTGAATGTCGCCGCTGTTCAGTGTTCTGCCCCTACGGCATTGACACGGCTGAAATTACCATCATAGGCCGTGAATTGCTCAACTTGATCGGGCTGAACATTGACTGGATTGCCACACCGGTTTCCAACTGCTACCAGACAGGTAACCATCTGGGTATCCAGCCCCATGCCTTCAAAGATATGCTCGAATTCTTTGTTGAAGACATTGAAGATGTCACCGGCGTTGACTGTACGCCCCAGTTCCAGAAAAAAGGGGCTGACATCCTCTTTATTACACCGTCCGGTGACGTATTTGCCGACCCGGGAACATATACCTGTCAGGGATATATGATCCTGTTCAAATACCTCAAAGAGAAATACGGACTGGATGTCACTTGGTCAACCTACGCTTCTGAGGGCGGCAACTTCGGATTTTTCACCTCCCATGAAACCATGAAGCGTCTCAATGCCAAAATGTACGCAGAAGCTAAACGTCTTGGCGTTAAATGGATACTGGGCGGGGAATGCGGTCATATGTGGCGTGTTATCAACCAGTACATGGATACCATGAACGGTCCTGCCGATTTCCTTGAAGTGCCGGTGAACCCCATCACAGGCACCAGGTTTGAAAATGCTGCGTCCACTAAAATGGTTCATATCACCGAATTCACGGCTGACTTGATCAAACACGGCAAGCTCGAACTGGACAAGAGCCGCAACGCTAACCGTATCCTGACCTTCCACGATTCCTGTAACCCCGCACGCGGGATGGGGCTGCTGGAAGAACCCAGATATGTTATCAAGGCGTGTGCAGACGAGTTCTATGAAATGCCGCCGAATACCATCCGCGAACAGACTTTCTGCTGCGGTTCAGGTGCCGGCCTCAATGCCGGTGAAAACATTGAACTGAGAATGGCCGGTGCCCTTCCCCGGGCCAATGCCGTCAAATATGTTCATGAAAAATTCGGGGTTAACTCCTTAGCTACCATCTGCGCAATCGACAGGGCAGCTCTTCCCACCATGTGTGAATACTGGGTACCTGAAGTCGATGTCATCGGTGTTCATGAGCTTGTGGGCAACGCATTGATTCTGCCGGGTGAAAAGGAAAGAACCGAGGACCTGAGAATGGAACCCCTACCCGGGGTAGAGGAGGAATAA
- the dsrM gene encoding sulfate reduction electron transfer complex DsrMKJOP subunit DsrM yields the protein MNQRYLIPLTAVFLLFLLAYTGVEGLGLQVVFGVLIPYLAVAAFLIGFVIKVKDWAASAVPFRIPTTCGQQKSLPWIKQNTIDNPNTSTGVFVRMLLEIFAFRSLFRNTKAAFNRHASNRLSYSWEIFLWVGALAFHYAFLAVLLRHLRFFTAPVPGCIQLIEYLDGIIQVGLPGLFISGPVLLLAALFLLSRRIFDAKISYISQAADYFPLFLIIGIAATGIAMRYFTKVDIIGIKELTMGLATFHPHIPEEVGGLFYGHLFLVSILFAYFPMSKLMHMGGIFLSPTRNMANNTRAKRHINPWNYDVPIHTYEQYEDHFRDKMIEAGLPVDKKE from the coding sequence ATGAATCAAAGGTACTTGATCCCCCTTACTGCTGTCTTTCTGCTCTTCCTGTTGGCTTACACAGGGGTTGAGGGACTCGGGCTTCAGGTGGTCTTTGGTGTACTGATTCCGTATCTGGCAGTTGCCGCATTCCTAATTGGCTTTGTAATCAAGGTCAAGGACTGGGCAGCGTCTGCCGTGCCGTTTAGGATTCCTACAACCTGCGGCCAGCAGAAATCACTGCCATGGATCAAACAGAACACCATTGACAACCCGAACACATCTACCGGCGTTTTTGTAAGAATGCTCCTTGAAATTTTTGCTTTCAGGTCATTGTTCAGAAATACAAAAGCGGCGTTTAACCGGCATGCATCCAACAGGCTCTCCTATTCCTGGGAAATTTTTCTGTGGGTAGGTGCGCTTGCATTCCACTATGCATTCCTGGCAGTTCTTCTCAGGCACTTAAGATTTTTCACAGCGCCTGTTCCCGGATGCATTCAGTTGATAGAATACCTGGACGGAATTATCCAGGTTGGTCTTCCCGGACTGTTCATTTCCGGGCCCGTGCTTCTGCTGGCAGCGCTGTTTCTTTTAAGCCGTAGAATTTTTGACGCGAAAATCAGCTACATCTCCCAAGCTGCTGATTACTTCCCCTTGTTCCTGATCATTGGTATTGCCGCCACAGGCATTGCCATGCGTTATTTCACAAAAGTGGACATCATCGGCATCAAGGAACTGACCATGGGACTGGCGACTTTCCATCCCCATATTCCCGAAGAAGTCGGCGGGCTGTTCTACGGTCATCTTTTCCTTGTGAGCATTTTATTTGCCTATTTTCCCATGAGCAAACTGATGCACATGGGCGGTATCTTTTTGAGCCCCACCAGGAACATGGCCAACAACACCCGGGCCAAACGGCATATTAACCCTTGGAACTATGATGTGCCCATCCATACATATGAACAGTATGAGGACCACTTCAGAGACAAAATGATTGAAGCCGGCCTGCCGGTGGATAAAAAGGAGTGA
- a CDS encoding RsbRD N-terminal domain-containing protein — protein MKKTIKKHRNQLLDSWFHATINTYPEESARVLGKKSDRFDNPIGAVTRETLEDVLNLTIENFSREGLEKALDPVIRIRAVQAFDPANAVSFVFALKDIGESLFKEAEIDLLDFYRLVDEIALAAFNRYMKCREDIFLLKATESKRRIHKAFERAGLVAELSEDDLLGSKQS, from the coding sequence TTGAAAAAGACTATAAAAAAACACAGGAATCAATTGCTGGACAGTTGGTTCCATGCCACCATCAACACCTATCCTGAAGAATCTGCAAGGGTTTTGGGAAAAAAATCCGATCGTTTTGACAATCCAATAGGTGCCGTCACTCGAGAAACCCTTGAAGATGTCCTAAATCTAACAATCGAAAATTTTAGTCGGGAAGGTCTTGAAAAAGCCCTGGACCCAGTTATACGTATTCGTGCTGTCCAGGCATTCGACCCCGCAAATGCAGTCAGTTTTGTATTTGCACTAAAGGACATCGGTGAGAGTCTCTTTAAAGAGGCAGAGATAGATCTACTAGATTTTTATCGCCTTGTAGACGAAATTGCCTTGGCGGCTTTCAACCGGTACATGAAATGTAGAGAGGATATTTTCCTTTTAAAGGCCACGGAGAGCAAACGACGCATCCATAAGGCCTTTGAAAGGGCAGGTTTAGTAGCGGAGCTGTCAGAGGATGACCTCTTAGGCTCCAAACAATCTTAA
- a CDS encoding acyloxyacyl hydrolase translates to MKRLLFLLICFIGTSSYAVAQDFSWLDGYGVSLGYGQSMDNIDIYRAGLLKQWDVKWFETKVGYANGYFELSYNRWENGGDDVNAVALSPVFQYVFHAGGAIWYPYIEAGIGIAYLDDYMINDRDLSSNFLFEDRVGVGVRIKNMDISFRYMHYSNAGLKEPNNGIDILIGTLVWYF, encoded by the coding sequence ATGAAAAGACTTCTGTTTTTGTTGATCTGTTTTATTGGTACGAGTAGCTATGCTGTAGCCCAAGATTTTTCCTGGCTTGACGGATATGGTGTTTCATTGGGGTATGGTCAAAGCATGGATAATATTGATATTTATCGTGCAGGGCTTTTAAAGCAGTGGGATGTCAAATGGTTTGAAACCAAAGTTGGTTATGCAAATGGATATTTTGAGTTATCATATAACCGCTGGGAAAACGGTGGAGATGATGTAAATGCTGTCGCATTGTCTCCGGTTTTTCAGTATGTTTTTCATGCCGGAGGAGCGATCTGGTATCCATACATAGAGGCGGGGATTGGTATTGCCTATCTGGACGATTATATGATCAATGACAGGGATCTATCCTCCAATTTTTTGTTTGAAGACAGGGTGGGGGTGGGTGTCAGAATTAAAAATATGGATATTAGTTTTCGATATATGCATTATTCCAACGCTGGTTTAAAAGAGCCAAACAACGGAATTGATATCCTCATTGGTACCTTGGTCTGGTACTTTTAG
- a CDS encoding class I SAM-dependent methyltransferase, whose product MITMDFKRLGMTPGNRILDIGCGEGRHTIRACREPGAICIGADFGFDNLRTTKGKLEFHEKLNDLSCRNWALSAMDITALPFKNNSFDVVICSEVLEHIPDDEKAVSELIRILKPGKILAVSIPRAWPEWICWQLSDEYHNANMGHVRIYSKQEIIEKIQSKGPKYMSHHYAHSIHSPYWWLKCLAGPTRTNSLSVNLYHKFLVWDLMKKPTLTTTIDRLLNPVLGKSLVLYFKKRL is encoded by the coding sequence ATGATTACCATGGACTTTAAACGCCTGGGCATGACCCCTGGTAACCGGATTTTGGATATCGGTTGCGGAGAGGGACGCCACACGATTAGGGCCTGCCGGGAACCCGGTGCCATCTGTATTGGTGCAGACTTTGGATTCGACAATTTACGCACTACCAAAGGCAAGCTTGAATTTCACGAGAAGCTTAACGACCTGTCCTGTAGAAACTGGGCATTGTCAGCCATGGACATCACAGCCCTACCCTTCAAAAACAATAGTTTTGATGTGGTAATCTGCTCGGAGGTTCTCGAACATATCCCGGATGACGAAAAAGCGGTCTCAGAGCTGATTCGCATTCTAAAACCGGGGAAGATACTGGCTGTAAGCATTCCCCGGGCTTGGCCTGAATGGATTTGTTGGCAGCTGTCAGATGAATACCACAACGCCAACATGGGTCATGTGAGAATCTACAGCAAACAAGAAATTATTGAAAAAATCCAAAGCAAAGGACCCAAGTACATGAGCCACCACTATGCCCACAGCATACACAGCCCCTATTGGTGGCTCAAATGCCTGGCGGGGCCCACTCGTACGAATTCGCTATCCGTAAACCTTTACCACAAGTTCCTGGTATGGGATTTAATGAAAAAGCCGACACTGACCACCACCATAGATCGCCTGCTCAACCCCGTACTCGGGAAAAGCCTGGTTCTGTATTTCAAAAAACGCCTTTGA